The DNA window GCGTCGCGCGCCGACGTCAGGCTTCTGGTCACTGATACTGTTCACGGGGTGCGTCACTCGCACTTCGATTCGCTGCCGGATCATCTTGAGTCCGGCGATCTTCTCGTCGCGAACGATTCGATGACGTATCCGGCGTGCGTGCAAGCCACCCGCGAAACGGGCGAGCCGGTCACGCTCTATTTCTCGCACGTCGGACCTGGAGAGTGTGTGAACATCGCAATCACAGCCACGACGACCGTGTTGGCGGCTGCGCGCAAGGCGTCGCTCTCCGCCGGCGAACGCGTCTCGCTTCCCGGTGGCGCGCGCGCCACGTTCTTCGGCCTTCATCGGCGTTCGCGCCGCATGTGGATCACGGAGCTTTCGTTGCCGATCCCGTATTTCGCATACTTCGCGCGATACGGCAAGCCGATCGCGTACCCTCACGTGACCGTCGACTTGCCGATTGAGACGTACCAGACGATCTTCGCGCGGACGATCGGCTCGTCGGAGATGCCTTCCGCCGGACGCCCGTTCTCCGCCGCCACCTTGAGCCGGCTGACATCTCGCGGCATCGAGCTCGCGACACTCACGTTGCACGCCGGCGTGTCTAGCGCCGAGCGAGACGAACTTCCGCTCGAAGAGTGGCGCGATGTCCCCGCAAAAACCGCCGTGGCCGTTCGCCTCGCGCAAAATCGCGGGCGCAGGGTGATAGCCGTGGGCACGACCGTCGTCCGCGCTCTTGAGAGTTCCCTCGACCGCCGGCACCGTGTCGTGCCCACGCGCGGCTGGACAAGTTTGCACATCACGCCGGATCGTCCAATGCGGGCGGTTGGCGGCCTTTTGACCGGATTTCACGAGCCGACGTCGACGCATCTGGCAATTCTCGAATCCATCGGCGGCCGTGCGCCCATCGAATGTGCCTACCGGGCTGCGCTTGCGGGGCGCTATCTCTGGCACGAATTCGGCGATTCGCACCTGATACTGCCCTAGCGAGGAGCGCTGGTCGACCGGCGGCTGTTTAGGCCAGAATGTGTCCGGGAACAAGCGACGAAGCATTCGTTACTTTCCGAAGGAGGCGACCATAAATG is part of the Candidatus Eremiobacteraceae bacterium genome and encodes:
- a CDS encoding S-adenosylmethionine:tRNA ribosyltransferase-isomerase, giving the protein MPFAEARATGGRYDFVLPPELEAHEPPELRGASRADVRLLVTDTVHGVRHSHFDSLPDHLESGDLLVANDSMTYPACVQATRETGEPVTLYFSHVGPGECVNIAITATTTVLAAARKASLSAGERVSLPGGARATFFGLHRRSRRMWITELSLPIPYFAYFARYGKPIAYPHVTVDLPIETYQTIFARTIGSSEMPSAGRPFSAATLSRLTSRGIELATLTLHAGVSSAERDELPLEEWRDVPAKTAVAVRLAQNRGRRVIAVGTTVVRALESSLDRRHRVVPTRGWTSLHITPDRPMRAVGGLLTGFHEPTSTHLAILESIGGRAPIECAYRAALAGRYLWHEFGDSHLILP